From one Dama dama isolate Ldn47 chromosome 4, ASM3311817v1, whole genome shotgun sequence genomic stretch:
- the RPL28 gene encoding large ribosomal subunit protein eL28 isoform X2 — translation MRVCIKGVAPPPACLFPSPAAALKGVSAMSAHLQWMVVRNCSSFLIKRNKQTYSTEPNNLKARNSFRYNGLIHRKTVGVEPAADGKGVVVVMKRRSGQRKPATSYVRTTINKNARATLSSIRHMIRKNKYRPDLRMAAIRRASAILRSQKPVMVKRKPSRPTKSS, via the exons ATGCGTGTCTGTATTAAAGGCGTCGCCCCGCCCCCAGCGTGCCTCTTTCCGTCTCCGGCCGCCGCACTGAAAGGAG TCTCCGCCATGTCCGCGCATCTGCAGTGGATGGTCGTGCGGAACTGTTCCAGCTTCTTGATTAAGAGGAACAAGCAGACGTACAGCACC GAGCCGAATAACCTGAAGGCGCGCAACTCCTTTCGCTACAATGGGCTCATTCACCGCAAGACCGTGGGCGTGGAGCCGGCGGCGGACGGCAAAGGGGTCGTGGTGGTGATGAAGCGAAGATCCG GCCAGCGCAAGCCAGCCACTTCCTACGTGCGGACCACCATCAACAAGAACGCCCGGGCCACCCTCAGCAGCATCCGACACATGATCCGGAAGAACAAGTACCGCCCGGATTTGCGCATG GCCGCCATCCGCAGAGCCAGCGCCATCCTGCGCAGCCAGAAGCCTGTGATGGTGAAGAGGAAGCCGAGCCGTCCCACCAAGAGCTCCTGA
- the RPL28 gene encoding large ribosomal subunit protein eL28 isoform X1, whose amino-acid sequence MSAHLQWMVVRNCSSFLIKRNKQTYSTEPNNLKARNSFRYNGLIHRKTVGVEPAADGKGVVVVMKRRSGQRKPATSYVRTTINKNARATLSSIRHMIRKNKYRPDLRMAAIRRASAILRSQKPVMVKRKPSRPTKSS is encoded by the exons ATGTCCGCGCATCTGCAGTGGATGGTCGTGCGGAACTGTTCCAGCTTCTTGATTAAGAGGAACAAGCAGACGTACAGCACC GAGCCGAATAACCTGAAGGCGCGCAACTCCTTTCGCTACAATGGGCTCATTCACCGCAAGACCGTGGGCGTGGAGCCGGCGGCGGACGGCAAAGGGGTCGTGGTGGTGATGAAGCGAAGATCCG GCCAGCGCAAGCCAGCCACTTCCTACGTGCGGACCACCATCAACAAGAACGCCCGGGCCACCCTCAGCAGCATCCGACACATGATCCGGAAGAACAAGTACCGCCCGGATTTGCGCATG GCCGCCATCCGCAGAGCCAGCGCCATCCTGCGCAGCCAGAAGCCTGTGATGGTGAAGAGGAAGCCGAGCCGTCCCACCAAGAGCTCCTGA
- the TMEM238 gene encoding transmembrane protein 238, which produces MAAAPALCTSPGPQLSGAPSPAAGAPGLASGLGRCRMALLLAVALDVAGMAALLTGVFAQLQVRGRDFGDLLIYTGALLVFLSLLGWILWYTGNIEISRQELERDYGLRPSALARLARKLSRRWSAPASSAVGRRAAPGSQGARRVARTPPPPAAGSRRVRLQLASLEAGPGATGAGTE; this is translated from the coding sequence ATGGCGGCGGCGCCGGCCCTGTGCACCTCGCCGGGGCCCCAGCTGAGCGGTGCACCTTCCCCGGCGGCGGGCGCGCCGGGGCTGGCGTCCGGCCTGGGCCGCTGCCGGATGGCGCTGCTGCTGGCCGTGGCGCTGGACGTGGCGGGCATGGCGGCGCTGCTGACCGGCGTGTTCGCGCAGCTGCAGGTGCGCGGCCGCGACTTCGGCGACCTGCTTATCTACACGGGCGCGCTGCTTGTCTTCCTGAGCCTGCTCGGCTGGATCCTCTGGTACACCGGCAACATCGAGATCTCGCGCCAGGAGCTCGAGCGCGACTACGGCCTGAGGCCCTCGGCGCTCGCCCGCCTCGCGCGGAAGCTCTCCCGCCGCTGGTCGGCGCCGGCTTCCTCCGCCGTCGGCCGGCGCGCCGCGCCCGGCTCCCAGGGAGCGCGCCGCGTCGCCCGCACGCCTCCGCCTCCCGCCGCCGGTTCCCGCCGCGTGCGCCTGCAGCTCGCCTCGCTGGAGGCCGGGCCCGGGGCGACGGGAGCGGGCACAGAGTGA
- the TMEM190 gene encoding transmembrane protein 190, whose product MVGSGIPALGLLLLMQGSVDGNGIQGFFYPWSCEGDVWDRESCGGQAAIENPNLCLRLRCCYRDGVCYHQRPDENMRRKHMWALGWTCGGLLFLISSICLFWWARRRDMLRLPRFLKGKCDLSRTVSLLSKDRTPSEKKTPSVGSIPASAPAEGTLDVSGGTEGEGTEGGEETEGGDEDD is encoded by the exons ATGGTGGGCTCTGGGATCCCAGCTTTGGGTCTCCTCCTGCTCATGCAGGGCTCAGTAG ACGGGAATGGAATCCAGGGATTCTTCTATCCATGGA GTTGTGAAGGAGACGTGTGGGACCGGGAGAGTTGCGGGGGCCAGGCGGCAATTGAGAACCCCAACCTCTGCCTACGTCTCCGATGCTGCTACCGCGACGGGGTCTGCTACCACCAGCGTCCGGATG AGAACATGCGGCGGAAGCACATGTGGGCGCTGGGCTGGACGTGTGGAGGCCTCCTTTTCCTCATCAGCAGCATCTGCCTGTTCTG GTGGGCCAGGCGACGCGACATGCTGCGGCTGCCCCGGTTCCTGAAGGGCAAGTGTGACCTGTCCAGGACggtctccttgttgtccaaggaccGGACTCCGAGCGAAAAGAAGACGCCCTCTGTCGGCAGCATCCCTGCCTCGGCGCCCGCGGAGGGGACCCTGGACGTCTCGGGGGGCACCGAGGGGGAGGGGACGGAAGGGGGCGAAGAAACGGAAGGGGGGGACGAAGATGATTAG
- the IL11 gene encoding interleukin-11: protein MSAGALGALQLPGVLTRLRADLFNYLRHVQWLRRSGGPSLRTLEPELGALQARLDRLLRRLQLLMSRLALPQVPPDPPVPPLAPPASAWGGIRAAHAILGGLQLTLDWAVRGLLLLKTRL from the exons ATGAGTGCGGGGGCGCTGGGAGCCCTGCAG CTCCCGGGAGTGTTGACACGGCTGCGGGCAGACCTGTTCAACTACCTGAGGCATGTGCAGTGGCTGCGACGTTCAGGAGGCCCTTCCCTGCGGACCCTGGAGCCCGAGCTGGGCGCCCTGCAGGCCCGGCTGGACCGGCTGCTGCGCCGGCTGCAGCTCCTG ATGTCCCGCCTGGCCCTGCCCCAGGTGCCCCCAGACCCCCCGGTGCCCCCCCTGGCGCCCCCAGCCTCAGCCTGGGGGGGCATCCGGGCGGCCCACGCCATCCTGGGGGGGCTGCAGCTGACGCTCGACTGGGCCGTGCGGGGCCTGCTGCTGCTGAAGACTCGGCTGTGA
- the GARIN5B gene encoding LOW QUALITY PROTEIN: Golgi-associated RAB2 interactor protein 5B (The sequence of the model RefSeq protein was modified relative to this genomic sequence to represent the inferred CDS: substituted 1 base at 1 genomic stop codon) — protein MNRLRNLRRPEPLRGPPQWVPTLGELQKTLQQGEHLPLRPLPMFESNFVQVTNRGAPVYVHHRTNRVTMGVAASLPGLVLPDMLLLAQPPEDRECSNLVLTRMIPLDLAHLYVHDLSAWRLKLRLVTGRYYYLELDAPDSEVSFLFDRWMRLINLLQQPATSWAPRTPHSPPTGLSHLGPPASTWRLQVRPXPPGTPAVTTVEPTFPYKILTAQRQKVKTLKRKFKSQAVGDSLPLVWSQLEPADARKKSMEKKPKTEIQVSEKPSITIRTIFSIISNTPDHMESSPKAVCSDSEGGTCLAGLLETPLHCISEDSPEMPLLGACDALDMCAWQQDVHNLMDPETSTMSTCSIPAAYTPDFPSFNEKARPLPRTRKPPAVPAAPRKAPFILDQSKRVSAVPAPLQMSTAPGPSQKATAYPRAPQKGPFQNPPHAPTVPQKATAVPGPSQKPRHAPAIPQKAPAMVAPSQRAPGTLGVSPKAVSHPAPNRKSVFLPAPSLKDLTSSSQHRMTLGPDSVSVVPARSHAGDVLEKRKPEEKPEPVKLMGTKEKNVVETRTQKTTVEVPFTTTEKKSEEVLIRRAQEIAVDGLKGKGKLEDRVHTMKEEIAQDMPGFKSKEVGQQKKWVKSKKLAIQQAPQEQTRPFSVEGLTLAKLMIIAGSKDPTLRSALVDLPSWFSTSQGRDLSTMGRVPLSSTHLSMLEETLAGVREQPQLGVRVEEMPQDSKGPSNMSSRPRRVVSSPKMNVASQTPIPLPATRWEDIPESPTSLTPISKMEARVSQQSRRVSQEPERGPDQGPVATVGSNLEILLPTLLEIQSMKDEAFKVEKIREELGTFAPSPRPPGAVHLYCKKQGAEKAGRGASCRRSGSYWLGLRGAQPIGPEG, from the exons ATGAACCGGCTCCGGAACTTGAGGCGTCCGGAGCCGCTCCGGGGCCCCCCGCAGTGGGTCCCCACTCTGGGCGAGCTGCAGAAGACCCTCCAGCAGGGGGAGCACTTGCCCCTCCGCCCGCTGCCCATGTTCGAGAGTAACTTCGTTCAG GTGACCAATCGAGGGGCGCCGGTGTACGTCCACCACAGGACCAACCGAGTGACCATGGGCGTGGCCGCCTCCCTGCCAGGCCTGGTGCTGCCGGACATGCTGCTGCTGGCGCAGCCCCCCGAGGACAGGGAGTGCTCCAACCTCGTCCTTACCAG GATGATCCCGCTGGACCTGGCCCACCTCTACGTCCACGACCTGTCCGCCTGGCGCCTGAAGCTGCGCCTGGTCACGGGCCGCTACTACTACTTGGAGCTGGACGCCCCCGACAGCGAGGTCAGCTTCCTGTTCGACCGCTGGATGCGCCTGATCAACCTGCTCCAGCAGCCGGCCACTTCCTGGGCCCCCAGGACCCCTCACTCGCCCCCGACGGGCCTCTCTCACCTAGGGCCTCCTGCCTCCACCTGGCGCCTCCAGGTGCGGCCCTGACCCCCAGGGACCCCTGCGG TCACGACTGTCGAGCCCACCTTTCCTTACAAGATTCTGACAGCTCAGAGACAGAAGGTCAAG ACCCTCAAGCGCAAATTCAAGTCTCAGGCCGTGGGCGACTCTCTGCCTCTCGTGTGGTCCCAGCTGGAGCCCGCGGACGCCAGGAAGAAATCCATGGAAAAGAA ACCGAAGACTGAAATCCAAGTTTCTG agaAGCCCAGCATCACCATTCGGACCATCTTCAGCATCATTTCCAACACACCAGACCACATGGAGTCTTCTCCCAAGGCAGTT TGCTCTGACTCTGAGGGTGGCACGTGCCTGGCAGGCTTACTGGAGACCCCTTTACACTGCATCTCGGAGGACAGCCCTGAAATGCCCCTGCTGGGCGCCTGTGACGCCCTGGATATGTGCGCGTGGCAGCAGGATGTGCACAACCTGATGGACCCTGAGACCAGCACCATGTCCACCTGCTCCATCCCTGCCGCCTACACTCCCGACTTCCCCAGTTTCAATGAGAAGGCCAGGCCTCTGCCGCGCACCCGGAAGCCTCCAGCTGTGCCCGCTGCCCCTCGTAAGGCTCCCTTCATCCTTGACCAGTCCAAGAGGGTCTCGGCTGTGCCTGCTCCACTGCAGATGTCCACTGCGCCCGGCCCCTCCCAGAAGGCCACAGCTTATCCTCGTGCTCCCCAAAAAGGCCCATTTCAGAACCCCCCTCATGCACCAACCGTTCCCCAAAAGGCCACAGCCGTGCCTGGCCCATCTCAGAAGCCCCGTCATGCACCAGCCATCCCCCAGAAGGCCCCAGCCATGGTTGCGCCATCTCAGAGGGCCCCGGGAACACTTGGTGTTTCCCCAAAGGCTGTTTCCCACCCTGCTCCCAACAGAAAATCTGTGTTCCTACCTGCCCCATCCCTGAAGGATCTGACCTCATCCTCCCAACACCGCATGACACTGGGCCCTGACAGTGTCAGCGTGGTGCCCGCCAGAAGCCACGCAGGGGATGTGCTTGAGAAGAGGAAGCCTGAAGAGAAGCCAGAGCCGGTGAAGTTGATGGGCACCAAGGAGAAGAACGTGGTAGAGACGAGAACTCAGAAAACGACCGTGGAGGTGCCTTTCACCACCACCGAGAAGAAGTCGGAGGAAGTCCTGATCCGCAGGGCCCAGGAGATCGCCGTGGACGGCTTGAAGGGCAAGGGCAAGCTGGAGGACAGGGTCCACACGATGAAGGAGGAGATCGCTCAGGACATGCCAGGCTTCAAATCCAAGGAGGTGGGGCAGCAGAAGAAGTGGGTCAAGTCCAAGAAACTGGCCATCCAACAAGCCCCCCAGGAGCAGACCAGGCCCTTCTCTGTGGAAGGGCTCACCCTTGCCAAGCTGATGATCATTGCAGGCTCCAAGGACCCCACCTTGAGGTCGGCTCTGGTTGACCTGCCCTCCTGGTTCTCAACATCACAGGGGCGTGACTTGTCCACGATGGGCAGGGTACCCCTCAGCTCCACCCATTTGTCCATGCTGGAGGAGACGCTGGCGGGGGTCAGGGAGCAGCCACAGTTGGGGGTCAGGGTGGAGGAGATGCCCCAGGACTCAAAGGGACCTTCCAACATGTCCTCTCGCCCCAGGCGTGTGGTCAGCAGCCCCAAGATGAATGTTGCCTCTCAGACTCCCATCCCTCTGCCCGCCACGAGGTGGGAGGACATACCCGAGTCACCCACCTCGCTGACCCCCATCTCAAAGATGGAGGCCAGGGTCTCCCAGCAGTCCAGGAGGGTGTCTCAAGAACCTGAGAGGGGGCCAGACCAGGGCCCTGTGGCCACAGTGGGGTCGAACTTGGAGATCCTCCTGCCCACCCTCTTGGAAATCCAGAGTATGAAGGACGAGGCCTTCAAGGTGGAGAAGATAAGGGAGGAGCTGGGCACCTTCGCTCCTTCGCCCAG GCCCCCAGGTGCTGTGCACCTCTACTGTAAGAAGCAGGGTGCTGAAAAGGCCGGGCGGGGTGCTTCTTGTCGG CGC